In Lagenorhynchus albirostris chromosome 14, mLagAlb1.1, whole genome shotgun sequence, one DNA window encodes the following:
- the TBC1D10A gene encoding TBC1 domain family member 10A: MAKSHGENGPRAPAAGGSLSGTRESLAPGPDAAAADELSSLGSDSEANGFAERRIDKFGFIVGSQGAEGALEEVPLEVLRQRESKWLDMLNNWDKWMAKKHKKIRLRCQKGIPPSLRGRAWQYLSGGKVKLQQNPGKFDELDMSPGDPKWLDVIERDLHRQFPFHEMFVSRGGHGQQDLFRVLKAYTLYRPEEGYCQAQAPIAAVLLMHMPAEQAFWCLVQICEKYLPGYYSEKLEAIQLDGEILFSLLQKVSPVAHKHLSQQKIDPLLYMTEWFMCAFSRTLPWSSVLRVWDMFFCEGVKIIFRVGLVLLKHALGSPEKLKACQGQYETIERLRSLSPKIMQEAFLVQEVVELPVTERQIEREHLIQLRRWQDTRGELQCHSPPRLHGAKAILEADPGPWPTLQPSPSIRLPPDAPLPGSKGKYKPPKQVQKEQRKQAKASGQWDKPPTPSQAKVAAAAGDACPPRDVHPKDPVYQDPQDSAPQDSAYHCSQESLTSQESEDTYL, translated from the exons ATGGCGAAGAGCCACGGAGAGAACGGGCCGCGCGCGCCTGCAGCCGGGGGGAGCCTGTCGGGGACCCGGGAGAGCTTGGCCCCGGGCCCCGACGCCGCAGCCGCCGACGAACTCAGCTCTTTGGGCTCCGATTCAGAGGCCAACGGCTTTGCCGAGCGCCGCATCGACAAGTTCGGCTTCATCGTGGGCTCGCAGGGCGCCGAGGGCGC GCTAGAGGAAGTCCCCCTGGAGGTGCTGAGGCAGAGGGAGTCCAAATGGCTGGACATGCTCAACAACTGGGACAAgtggatggccaagaagcacaaaaAG ATCCGTCTGCGGTGCCAGAAGGGCATCCCACCTTCTTTGCGGGGCCGTGCTTGGCAATACCTGTCTGGAGGCAAGGTGAAGCTGCAGCAGAACCCTGGAAAGTTTGAC GAGCTGGACATGTCCCCCGGGGACCCCAAGTGGCTGGATGTGATTGAGCGTGACCTGCACCGGCAGTTCCCTTTCCACGAGATGTTTGTGTCCCGGGGGGGCCATGG CCAGCAGGACCTATTCCGTGTGCTGAAGGCCTACACACTGTACCGACCTGAGGAGGGCTACTGCCAGGCCCAGGCGCCCATCGCCGCCGTCCTGCTCATGCACATGCCTGCTGAG CAAGCCTTCTGGTGCCTGGTGCAGATCTGTGAGAAGTACCTGCCCGGCTACTACAGTGAGAAACTG GAGGCCATCCAGCTGGATGGGGAGATCCTCTTCTCGCTGCTACAGAAGGTGTCTCCCGTGGCCCACAAGCACCTCAGCCAGCAGAAGATCGACCCGCTGCTCTACATGACAGAGTGGTTCATGTGTGCCTTCTCGCGCACCTTGCCCTGGAGCTCCGTGCTGCGTGTCTGGGACATGTTTTTCTGCGAAG GAGTCAAGATCATCTTCCGGGTGGGGTTGGTGCTGCTGAAGCACGCACTGGGCTCCCCTGAGAAGCTCAAAGCCTGCCAAGGCCAGTATGAGACCATCGAGCGGTTGCGGAGCCTCAGCCCCAAGATCATGCAGGAGGCCTTCCTGGTCCAGGAG GTGGTAGAGTTGCCAGTGACAGAGCGTCAGATAGAGCGTGAGCACCTCATCCAGCTGCGGCGCTGGCAGGATACCCGGGGTGAGTTGCAGTGCCACTCTCCACCCAGGCTGCACGGTGCCAAGGCCATCCTGGAGGCAGATCCAGGCCCGTGGCCCACCCTGCAACCTTCACCGTCCATCCGCCTGCCCCCAGATGCCCCCCTCCCTGGTTCCAAAGGCAAGTACAAGCCGCCCAAGCAGGTCCAGAAGGAGCAACGGAAGCAGGCGAAGGCGAGTGGGCAGTGGGACAAGCCCCCGACCCCAAGTCAAGCCAAGGTGGCAGCTGCTGCGGGAGACGCATGTCCCCCACGGGATGTGCACCC